CTGGAATTAGATCACGTCTACGAGGCGCTGGGCCATCCTCGGCGTCGTTACCTCTGCTACACGCTTCTCGAGGACACGGAGTGGTCACTGACCGATCTGGCGGCGAAAATCGCCGCGTGGGAGACCGATACGCCCGAACACGCGGTCACTGAACTCCAACGAGAACGAGTGTACGTCTCGCTCTATCACGCTCACGTTCCCAAATTAGTCGACGAGAACGTCATCGCCTTCGACGATGCGACTGAGACCATTACCGCCGCCCGAAACGCTAAGCAAGTCCTGACTGCACTCCGAGGAATGGGTGCGAGTCTCGACAGCAATCAAGAAACACACGCACGTGGTGACATGGATGACGAAGAGCAATAACGGCAGACCCGGTAGCGAAGACGACCCGGTCCTCAGCGGAGACACCCGCTGGCGACAGATCACGCAACGACTCTACGAACCCGACCGCGACGGTGATCTCACGACAGCGATCGTATTCGTCATCGCAGAAGCCGAGGACGTCTCCCCGAGCGAGGTGAAATCCCCGCCATTG
This portion of the Haloterrigena gelatinilytica genome encodes:
- a CDS encoding DUF7344 domain-containing protein; amino-acid sequence: MVDDSEWDDEVDASSSSSSTEERHLPEAILELDHVYEALGHPRRRYLCYTLLEDTEWSLTDLAAKIAAWETDTPEHAVTELQRERVYVSLYHAHVPKLVDENVIAFDDATETITAARNAKQVLTALRGMGASLDSNQETHARGDMDDEEQ
- a CDS encoding HalOD1 output domain-containing protein, giving the protein MTKSNNGRPGSEDDPVLSGDTRWRQITQRLYEPDRDGDLTTAIVFVIAEAEDVSPSEVKSPPLYEAVDVAGIEDAFFGFNGGAVSRQGTGTTEFRYTEYLVKVRSDGWIQVYEPTETELS